Proteins encoded in a region of the Zunongwangia endophytica genome:
- the coaD gene encoding pantetheine-phosphate adenylyltransferase: MRRAVFPGSFDPITLGHVDIIERGLPLFDEIVLAIGTNSSKKYLFSLEKRLKFLEKTFKNEPKIKVTTYKGLTVDFCKEIDAKFLLRGLRNGIDLEFEKSIGQTNYKMEGIETVFLIASSGLEHISSTVVRDVMQHGGKYQFMVPDVVSS, encoded by the coding sequence ATGAGAAGAGCTGTATTTCCGGGATCTTTTGATCCTATTACTTTAGGCCATGTAGACATCATTGAAAGAGGATTACCTCTTTTCGATGAAATAGTCCTGGCCATTGGCACCAATAGCAGTAAAAAGTATCTATTTTCTTTAGAAAAGCGATTAAAGTTTCTTGAGAAAACTTTCAAGAACGAACCTAAAATAAAGGTTACTACTTATAAAGGACTTACGGTTGACTTCTGTAAGGAGATAGATGCGAAGTTTTTGCTACGCGGATTAAGAAACGGTATTGACCTTGAGTTTGAGAAATCTATTGGGCAAACCAATTACAAAATGGAAGGTATAGAAACGGTATTTCTTATTGCTTCCTCTGGCTTAGAGCATATTTCTTCTACAGTAGTTAGAGATGTGATGCAACACGGCGGAAAATATCAATTTATGGTGCCAGATGTAGTTAGTAGTTAG
- a CDS encoding TonB-dependent receptor: MKKIIITLILIISAQQTFSQELKGQILNSTTSEGIADVNIIAASKVVAISDSDGFFTIENIDFPIVLKFSSIGFVRIARRFEESDSDLKIYLSPSSESLSEVKLRSTLIPTELQQTPAAVSLLSKADLKRTDAVNFVGNLNYVPGVYVNQGALNTNKITIRGIGSRAQYSTNRIQAYFDGIPLATAEGSLTLDDIDQESLERVEVIKGPTSSIYGAGLGGSINLYSADPGKNESRVGVKVQGGSYNTWKKSDVVSINGEKTSVFATYNHVQSDGWRENGAYDRKSGLVNAKLLTSEKNSLSFLANFVKLKAYIPSSINEDDFLNDPETAAYTWGAAKGYESYDRGLLGVSYQHHISENFTNQTSVFLSFRNGYEPRPFDILKEERLSAGARTNFSLSTAIFNLPSEISFGAQYYNEWYETGTFENLYEDFDNIGSVRGARLSNNEQDRHYANFFAQLNMNLTEKLLLEAGINFNTTGYSLDDLYAEDATNQTGNYTFDAVFSPRLGLSYEVAEDKNLYASLSHGFSTPTVAETLTPEGQINTDLKAESGFNYEIGFKGNWLNNRLYTEVSVYSIQVRNLLVAQRVAEDRYVGINAGKSDHNGIEFFGKYTIPLAENWQLSPFVNAAFNFFEFDRFVNEEVDYSGNELPGVPKHTINAGLDLNTEFGFSFNALYRNVGEIPLNDANALYSDAYNLVNIKAAYTFNIIEDLQLNVYGGLNNVFDEHYAASVLPNAVGFGGAQPRYYYPGYPRNFFTGLAVNYLF, from the coding sequence TTGAAAAAAATAATTATTACACTAATTTTAATAATTAGTGCTCAACAAACTTTTAGTCAAGAACTAAAAGGACAGATTTTAAATTCAACAACTTCTGAAGGTATTGCAGATGTAAACATCATAGCAGCTTCAAAAGTTGTTGCTATTTCAGATAGCGACGGTTTTTTTACCATTGAAAATATAGATTTTCCGATCGTTTTAAAATTCAGTAGTATTGGATTTGTAAGAATTGCAAGAAGATTTGAAGAAAGTGATTCAGATTTAAAGATTTATTTGAGCCCGTCGAGCGAATCTCTTTCCGAAGTAAAATTAAGAAGTACGCTAATTCCTACTGAATTGCAGCAGACTCCGGCGGCGGTAAGTTTATTATCAAAAGCCGATCTTAAAAGGACCGATGCAGTAAATTTTGTAGGCAATCTCAATTATGTTCCGGGTGTTTATGTAAATCAGGGAGCTTTAAATACCAATAAAATAACTATTCGTGGGATTGGATCTAGAGCGCAATATTCTACCAATAGAATTCAGGCATATTTTGACGGAATTCCGCTTGCAACAGCAGAAGGTTCGTTAACATTGGATGATATCGATCAAGAATCTTTAGAACGCGTTGAGGTAATAAAAGGACCTACAAGTAGTATTTACGGTGCCGGCTTGGGTGGTTCCATAAACTTATATTCGGCAGATCCCGGCAAAAATGAAAGTAGAGTTGGCGTTAAAGTACAGGGCGGGAGTTACAATACCTGGAAGAAATCTGATGTTGTTTCTATTAACGGAGAGAAAACTTCAGTTTTTGCGACTTACAATCACGTGCAAAGCGATGGATGGCGGGAAAATGGTGCTTACGATAGAAAATCTGGATTGGTAAATGCTAAACTGCTTACTTCAGAAAAAAATAGCCTGTCGTTTTTAGCGAATTTCGTTAAACTGAAGGCCTATATTCCAAGTTCGATAAATGAAGATGATTTTTTAAACGATCCTGAAACTGCGGCTTATACTTGGGGGGCTGCGAAAGGGTATGAAAGTTACGATCGCGGTTTATTAGGTGTTAGCTATCAACATCACATTTCTGAAAATTTCACGAATCAAACCAGTGTGTTTTTAAGTTTCAGAAATGGCTATGAACCCAGACCTTTTGATATTTTGAAAGAAGAACGACTTTCTGCCGGAGCACGAACCAATTTTAGTCTTTCTACGGCTATTTTTAATTTACCTTCAGAAATAAGCTTTGGTGCGCAATATTATAACGAGTGGTATGAGACCGGAACTTTTGAAAATTTATATGAAGATTTTGATAATATTGGTAGTGTAAGAGGAGCGCGATTAAGTAATAACGAACAGGATCGTCATTATGCCAATTTCTTTGCGCAGTTAAATATGAATTTGACCGAGAAGTTATTGCTGGAAGCAGGAATAAATTTTAATACCACCGGCTATAGTCTGGACGATTTATATGCTGAAGATGCCACCAATCAAACCGGAAATTATACGTTTGATGCGGTATTTTCACCAAGATTAGGTTTGTCTTATGAAGTAGCCGAAGATAAAAATCTTTATGCCTCTCTAAGCCATGGGTTTTCTACGCCGACAGTCGCTGAAACTTTAACTCCGGAAGGACAGATAAATACAGATCTAAAAGCAGAAAGTGGCTTTAATTACGAAATAGGCTTTAAAGGGAATTGGTTAAATAATAGATTGTATACTGAAGTTTCTGTGTATAGCATTCAGGTAAGGAATCTTTTAGTAGCACAGCGAGTTGCAGAAGATAGATACGTAGGAATTAACGCGGGTAAATCTGATCACAACGGAATTGAATTCTTCGGAAAATATACAATTCCGTTAGCTGAAAACTGGCAGTTAAGTCCTTTTGTAAATGCCGCATTCAATTTTTTTGAATTCGATCGTTTTGTAAATGAAGAAGTAGATTATTCAGGTAACGAGTTGCCCGGAGTGCCAAAGCATACCATTAACGCGGGACTGGATCTAAATACTGAATTTGGTTTCAGTTTTAATGCTTTGTATCGAAATGTAGGAGAAATTCCGCTTAACGATGCTAATGCGTTATATAGTGATGCTTACAATTTGGTGAATATTAAAGCTGCTTATACATTCAACATTATTGAAGATTTGCAACTAAATGTTTACGGCGGATTAAACAACGTTTTTGATGAACATTACGCAGCCAGTGTTTTGCCTAATGCAGTGGGTTTTGGCGGTGCGCAACCTAGATATTATTACCCGGGATATCCTCGTAATTTTTTTACAGGCCTGGCAGTTAATTATTTGTTTTAA
- the yaaA gene encoding peroxide stress protein YaaA → MKIVVSPAKSLDYESKLPTTRGTQPSFLETTAKLNRKLARMTKKEISELMSISDKLADLNYTRYQDFEEDHTKKNSRPAMYAFNGDVYNGLDAYSIPEEKIDNVQNTLRILSGLYGILKPLDLIQPYRLEMGTKIGIESTDTLYEVWKEKVTDYLNSELEEDELFVNLASNEYFKAVNTKELKTPVIAPVFKDYKNGKLKIISFYAKKARGAMVRYIIDTSAKTLDDIKGFDYDDYKFSAEHTEKENEPVFIR, encoded by the coding sequence ATGAAAATAGTTGTATCACCGGCTAAAAGTCTGGATTACGAATCGAAGTTACCGACCACCAGAGGAACTCAGCCTTCTTTTTTAGAAACTACCGCTAAGCTTAATCGCAAGCTCGCAAGAATGACTAAAAAAGAAATTTCAGAATTAATGAGTATCAGCGATAAGTTGGCTGATCTTAATTACACACGTTATCAGGATTTTGAAGAAGATCATACCAAAAAGAATTCTCGCCCGGCGATGTATGCTTTTAATGGAGATGTTTATAATGGTTTAGATGCATATTCGATTCCGGAAGAGAAAATCGATAATGTTCAAAATACACTTCGAATTTTATCTGGTTTGTACGGAATCCTAAAGCCATTGGATCTTATTCAGCCGTATCGTTTAGAAATGGGAACTAAAATCGGAATCGAAAGTACCGATACACTTTACGAAGTTTGGAAAGAAAAGGTGACAGATTATTTGAATTCAGAATTAGAAGAAGACGAACTTTTTGTTAATCTCGCCAGTAACGAATATTTTAAGGCAGTAAACACGAAAGAATTAAAGACACCTGTAATCGCTCCGGTTTTTAAAGATTATAAAAATGGGAAATTAAAGATCATAAGTTTTTACGCCAAAAAAGCAAGAGGTGCTATGGTTCGTTATATTATTGATACTTCAGCAAAAACTTTAGACGATATCAAAGGTTTCGATTATGATGATTATAAATTTAGTGCAGAGCATACCGAGAAAGAAAACGAACCGGTATTTATACGTTAA
- a CDS encoding 30S ribosomal protein THX — protein sequence MGRGDKKTKRGKIAIGTSGKLRPKRKKFKVKPTTLAEQDKKALQ from the coding sequence ATGGGAAGAGGCGATAAAAAAACTAAACGAGGGAAAATAGCGATCGGCACTAGCGGAAAACTACGACCTAAACGTAAAAAATTTAAAGTAAAGCCGACGACCCTCGCAGAACAGGATAAAAAAGCTTTGCAGTAA
- the trpA gene encoding tryptophan synthase subunit alpha, with the protein MNRINQKMKEDKKLLSIYFTSGYPEINDTVEIIKNLEKNGIDFIEIGLPFSDPLADGPTIQESSTIALKSGMTTNKLFEQLKNIRSEVSIPLVIMGYFNPILQFGVEKFCAKCEEVGIDGLIIPDLPVDVYNDEYKAIFDKHGLKNIFLITPQTSEERIRFIDEVSNGFIYMVSTASVTGGTKGFGEDTKAYFKRIADMNLKNPQIVGFGISDEDTFNQATKYAKGAIIGSAFIKHINKHGKDSIHEFVKTVRPV; encoded by the coding sequence ATGAATAGAATTAATCAAAAAATGAAAGAAGACAAAAAACTTCTTTCTATATATTTTACCTCAGGATATCCTGAAATTAACGATACGGTAGAAATCATTAAAAATCTAGAAAAAAATGGAATCGATTTTATCGAAATTGGACTTCCGTTTAGTGATCCTTTAGCTGATGGTCCAACAATTCAGGAAAGTTCTACCATTGCTTTAAAAAGCGGAATGACCACCAATAAACTCTTTGAACAATTAAAAAATATTCGTTCTGAAGTTTCTATTCCGCTAGTCATTATGGGTTATTTTAATCCGATACTTCAATTTGGCGTAGAAAAATTTTGTGCAAAATGCGAAGAAGTAGGAATCGACGGACTCATAATTCCAGATCTTCCGGTAGATGTTTATAATGACGAATACAAAGCGATATTCGATAAACACGGACTAAAAAATATATTCTTAATCACGCCACAGACTTCCGAAGAGCGTATTCGGTTTATCGATGAAGTTTCCAACGGATTTATTTATATGGTAAGTACCGCTAGTGTTACTGGAGGGACTAAAGGTTTTGGAGAGGATACTAAGGCTTACTTTAAGAGGATTGCTGATATGAATTTGAAGAATCCCCAGATTGTAGGATTTGGAATTAGTGATGAAGATACCTTTAACCAAGCAACTAAATATGCAAAAGGTGCTATTATTGGTAGTGCATTTATAAAGCACATAAACAAGCACGGGAAAGACAGTATCCACGAGTTTGTAAAAACGGTTAGACCGGTTTAA
- a CDS encoding PASTA domain-containing protein, with protein MGLFRFIFSKTFLIQLVLAIIFVVVLTFLAMQWLEHTTNQGERLEVPDLAEMSLSEVETRLDEMDLRYEILDSANFNPDYPRFSVIEQVPRAGNYVKENRKIYLTLNPSGYRKVVIPDLIRRTRRQAEPTLKSLGFEIGEVTYKPDIAEDAVLELRHNGKLIEVGDELMKTSKIDLVLGDGSGNYRRPTVDSTETEENTDEDQFDF; from the coding sequence ATGGGATTGTTCAGATTCATTTTTAGCAAAACATTTTTAATTCAGCTTGTACTAGCAATTATTTTTGTTGTAGTTCTAACATTTTTGGCCATGCAGTGGCTAGAGCACACAACTAACCAGGGAGAACGTTTAGAAGTTCCCGATTTGGCAGAGATGTCCCTTAGCGAAGTGGAGACCAGATTAGATGAAATGGATCTTCGATATGAGATTTTAGATTCAGCGAATTTCAATCCAGATTATCCAAGATTTTCTGTTATCGAACAAGTTCCCAGAGCTGGTAATTATGTAAAGGAAAATCGGAAAATTTATCTGACGTTAAATCCATCGGGCTATAGAAAAGTAGTTATCCCAGATTTAATACGTAGAACAAGAAGACAAGCAGAACCTACGTTGAAATCTTTAGGCTTCGAAATTGGTGAAGTAACTTATAAGCCAGATATCGCCGAAGATGCCGTTCTAGAGCTTCGACATAATGGAAAACTAATCGAAGTAGGGGATGAGTTGATGAAGACCTCTAAGATCGATCTTGTTTTAGGAGATGGATCAGGCAATTACCGACGCCCTACGGTAGATAGTACCGAAACTGAAGAAAATACTGACGAAGATCAATTTGACTTTTAA
- a CDS encoding D-alanine--D-alanine ligase, which produces MKKKIAIAMGGFSSEYRISINSGNMVYQNLDNSIYEAYRVHISKNEWFVVAADDTPYPINKSDFTVKIDGEIIKFDCVFNTIHGTPGENGLLQAYLELLNIPQTAADHYQSALTFNKRDLISVLKPYGIKCAKNFFLNKEDVLDVDVIVDTVGLPCFVKANRAGSSFGITKVKQKDELYRAAQNAFQEDDEAIIESFLDGTEVSVGVITYNGEALALPVTEIVSENEFFDYEAKYLGKSQEITPARISEEDTKKVQEIAKLIYQKLKMKGFSRSEFIFHNGEPHFIEMNTTPGLSQASILPQQAAKAGISLKELYGSAIEAALS; this is translated from the coding sequence ATGAAGAAAAAAATTGCCATCGCAATGGGCGGTTTCTCTAGCGAATACCGCATTTCTATAAATAGTGGTAACATGGTTTACCAGAATTTAGATAACAGCATTTATGAAGCTTACCGAGTTCATATTTCAAAAAATGAATGGTTTGTCGTTGCTGCAGATGATACTCCCTATCCTATAAACAAAAGTGATTTCACGGTTAAAATTGATGGTGAGATTATAAAATTTGACTGTGTTTTTAATACAATACATGGTACACCTGGTGAAAATGGTCTATTACAGGCCTATTTGGAATTATTGAATATTCCTCAAACAGCAGCCGATCATTACCAATCTGCTTTAACTTTTAATAAAAGAGACCTGATAAGCGTTTTAAAGCCCTACGGAATAAAATGCGCTAAAAATTTCTTTTTGAATAAAGAAGATGTTTTGGATGTAGATGTTATTGTAGATACCGTCGGACTTCCCTGCTTTGTAAAAGCAAATCGTGCCGGTAGTAGCTTCGGAATCACAAAAGTGAAGCAAAAAGACGAATTATACAGAGCTGCCCAAAATGCATTTCAGGAAGATGATGAAGCTATAATTGAATCCTTCTTAGACGGCACTGAAGTTTCTGTAGGTGTAATTACATATAATGGTGAAGCTTTGGCTTTACCGGTAACTGAGATTGTTTCAGAAAACGAATTCTTCGATTATGAAGCTAAATATCTAGGGAAATCCCAAGAAATTACACCAGCAAGAATTTCTGAAGAAGACACAAAAAAGGTTCAGGAAATCGCTAAACTGATCTATCAGAAATTAAAAATGAAAGGATTTAGTAGATCTGAATTCATATTCCATAACGGAGAACCGCATTTTATTGAGATGAATACCACACCCGGACTCAGCCAGGCAAGTATTTTACCTCAGCAAGCAGCAAAGGCTGGAATTTCTTTAAAAGAATTATATGGTAGCGCCATCGAAGCTGCTTTAAGCTAA
- a CDS encoding uracil-DNA glycosylase family protein — MFYHKHPYPPFIPESATKLIVGTLPPPRFTQRKLKERDVDFCYGSQDGLLWPILDQIFDLELIYDTSEKAIAQRKDFLRKRGIGICDVVESSYREKIDASDLGMKDVELRNMLQILRNHPKIDTLLFTGGNSKNGPEYFFRRHLKNSEEENIKLKVIDNEPPRIHQFVLDGRLIKTVSLTAPSGSANRAIGSMQLYKELKSKDSNFNTVDFRILQYKEFF; from the coding sequence ATTTTTTATCACAAACACCCATACCCGCCATTTATTCCAGAGAGTGCTACCAAACTTATCGTCGGAACTTTACCGCCTCCCAGGTTTACACAACGTAAACTCAAGGAGCGCGATGTTGATTTTTGTTACGGAAGTCAGGATGGTTTACTTTGGCCAATTTTAGATCAAATTTTTGATCTGGAATTAATTTATGATACTTCAGAAAAAGCTATTGCACAACGAAAGGATTTTCTTCGGAAGCGAGGCATCGGGATTTGTGATGTTGTCGAAAGCAGTTATCGAGAAAAGATAGATGCTTCTGATTTGGGAATGAAAGATGTTGAACTTCGGAATATGCTTCAGATTTTACGAAATCATCCTAAAATCGATACGCTTTTATTTACGGGAGGAAACAGTAAAAATGGCCCCGAATATTTTTTCCGGAGACATTTAAAAAATTCCGAAGAAGAAAATATCAAACTGAAAGTTATCGATAATGAACCGCCAAGAATTCATCAGTTTGTTTTGGATGGACGATTAATTAAGACCGTTTCTTTAACTGCGCCTTCTGGTTCTGCCAATCGAGCAATAGGAAGCATGCAACTTTATAAAGAATTGAAGTCGAAAGATTCTAATTTCAATACCGTAGATTTTAGAATTCTTCAGTATAAAGAGTTTTTCTAA
- a CDS encoding RluA family pseudouridine synthase, giving the protein MSEHPQENNELEEQNDETLYEHHKFTAEKGQNPLRVDKYLMNYIEKATRNKIQKAAKDGNIYVNDIAVKQNYKVKAGDVVQVMFEHPPYEFLLTPEDIPIDVVYEDDTLLVVNKPAGMVVHPGHGNYSGTLINALIYHFENLPNNSSDRPGLVHRIDKDTSGLLVVAKTEQAMAHLSKQFFDKTSEREYVAMVWGNVEEDEGTVEGNIGRHPKNRLQNTVYDGDEAEKGKPAVTHFKVLERFGYVTLVACKLETGRTHQIRVHMKHIGHTLFNDERYGGERILKGTTFTKYKQFVENCFKILPRQALHAKTLGFTHPKTGEWMSFNSDLPEDLVGAIEKWQNYARNQKEML; this is encoded by the coding sequence ATGAGCGAACACCCACAAGAAAATAACGAGCTGGAAGAACAAAATGATGAAACGCTTTACGAGCATCATAAGTTTACAGCAGAGAAAGGTCAAAATCCACTTCGTGTAGATAAATACCTAATGAATTATATCGAGAAAGCAACTCGTAATAAAATTCAGAAAGCAGCGAAGGACGGTAATATTTATGTAAATGATATTGCGGTAAAACAAAACTATAAAGTAAAGGCCGGCGATGTGGTGCAGGTGATGTTTGAGCATCCACCTTACGAGTTTTTACTTACTCCGGAAGATATCCCAATTGATGTTGTTTACGAAGACGATACTTTATTAGTGGTTAATAAACCAGCCGGAATGGTAGTGCATCCTGGCCATGGAAATTATAGCGGAACTTTGATAAATGCCCTTATTTATCATTTTGAAAATCTTCCTAATAATAGTAGTGATCGCCCAGGTTTGGTACATCGAATAGATAAAGATACTAGCGGACTTTTAGTGGTTGCAAAAACCGAACAAGCTATGGCGCATTTATCAAAACAGTTTTTCGATAAAACGAGTGAGCGAGAATATGTAGCGATGGTTTGGGGCAATGTTGAAGAAGATGAAGGTACTGTAGAAGGAAACATCGGGAGACATCCAAAAAATAGATTACAAAACACCGTTTACGACGGTGATGAAGCTGAAAAAGGAAAACCAGCAGTAACTCATTTTAAAGTGTTGGAGCGTTTTGGTTATGTGACTTTGGTAGCATGTAAATTAGAAACCGGAAGAACACACCAAATTAGAGTGCATATGAAGCATATTGGTCATACACTTTTTAATGATGAACGCTATGGTGGTGAACGTATCTTAAAAGGAACAACTTTTACAAAGTATAAACAATTCGTAGAAAACTGTTTTAAGATTTTACCAAGACAGGCTTTACACGCAAAGACTTTGGGCTTTACACATCCCAAGACAGGGGAGTGGATGAGCTTTAATTCAGACTTGCCAGAGGATTTGGTTGGTGCTATTGAAAAATGGCAGAATTACGCCAGAAATCAAAAAGAAATGCTGTAA
- a CDS encoding HNH endonuclease, giving the protein MIRSYYNEEWKDVEFDDGISENESYKISNFGRLIRIREDRDFLQKKTYTNGYQAIRTRLKSGSWSSRYVHKLMAEHFLERKEGQRFVIHLNYDKKDNSLENLQWATKREKEIHQFSNPENKNIVRKLPSHAKLTETKVKFIKRKIFDPNRRTRLKMIAKQFGISEMQLYRIKTGENWGHVREY; this is encoded by the coding sequence ATGATTAGAAGTTATTATAATGAAGAATGGAAAGATGTGGAATTTGATGATGGAATATCAGAGAATGAAAGCTATAAGATTTCAAATTTTGGACGATTAATTCGAATAAGAGAGGATAGAGATTTTCTTCAGAAAAAAACCTACACGAATGGTTATCAAGCGATACGCACGAGACTGAAATCTGGTTCCTGGTCTTCAAGATACGTGCATAAATTAATGGCTGAACATTTTTTGGAACGAAAGGAAGGACAACGTTTTGTAATTCATCTTAATTATGATAAAAAAGATAATAGTCTAGAAAATTTACAATGGGCTACTAAGCGGGAAAAAGAAATTCACCAGTTTAGTAATCCCGAAAATAAGAATATTGTTAGAAAACTGCCGAGTCATGCAAAATTGACGGAAACGAAGGTGAAATTTATTAAGCGAAAAATCTTTGATCCCAATCGCCGAACACGATTAAAAATGATCGCCAAGCAATTCGGTATTTCAGAAATGCAATTGTATCGAATCAAAACCGGAGAAAACTGGGGGCACGTAAGGGAGTATTAG
- a CDS encoding HAD family hydrolase: protein MAEIKAAIFDFDGTLVDSEHYHFKSWTEVLKEYDVDLDYDYYIKTYAGTPSPINAKAIIEQFDLPISREDLTYKRERMAEKLVKESEVEFMPFAIETLELFKKKGIPIYLVTGSPRNNVEFLLEKTGIDHYFEFTITRTDVKNSKPDPESYLTAIEKINLPKQNMIVFEDTKTGVASAKGAGLECLAIQADANLKDNVKAADKIFDTLQEATQYLEKEGRI, encoded by the coding sequence ATGGCTGAAATCAAAGCAGCAATATTCGATTTTGACGGTACTTTAGTAGATTCAGAACATTATCATTTCAAATCCTGGACTGAAGTTTTAAAAGAATATGATGTCGATTTGGACTACGATTATTATATCAAAACTTACGCAGGAACTCCTTCGCCGATTAATGCAAAAGCCATTATTGAGCAATTTGATCTACCAATCTCCAGAGAAGATCTTACGTATAAGCGCGAGCGAATGGCCGAAAAGTTGGTAAAAGAATCGGAAGTTGAATTTATGCCTTTTGCTATTGAAACACTCGAACTTTTCAAGAAGAAAGGAATTCCAATTTATTTGGTTACCGGAAGTCCTCGCAATAATGTAGAATTTCTTTTAGAGAAAACCGGAATCGATCATTATTTTGAGTTTACAATCACAAGAACTGATGTGAAAAATAGCAAACCAGATCCTGAAAGTTATCTAACTGCTATCGAAAAGATTAATTTGCCTAAACAAAATATGATTGTTTTCGAAGATACTAAAACCGGAGTAGCTTCAGCAAAAGGAGCCGGCCTGGAATGTTTAGCAATTCAGGCAGACGCCAATTTAAAAGATAACGTAAAAGCTGCCGATAAGATTTTTGATACGCTTCAGGAAGCCACGCAATATTTAGAAAAAGAAGGTCGAATTTAA
- the trpB gene encoding tryptophan synthase subunit beta, with protein sequence MTYQADEKGYYGEFGGAFIPEMLYPNVEELRKQYLDIMKEDSFQKEFKALLKDYVGRPTPLYYAERFSKKYNTKVYLKREDLCHTGAHKVNNTVGQILMAKRLGKNRIIAETGAGQHGVATATVCALMGIECIVYMGEIDIERQAPNVARMKMLGAKVVPAKSGSKTLKDATNEAIRDWINNPLDTHYIIGSVVGPHPYPDMVARFQAIISEEIKVQLKEKENRENPDYVVACVGGGSNAAGAYFHYLDNPEVGIIAVEAAGKGIYTGESAATSALGKEGIIHGSKTLLMQTEDGQITEPYSISAGLDYPGVGPMHANLFRSGRGEFISITDKAAMDAGLELAKLEGIIPAIETSHALAIFEDRKFKEDDIIVVNLSGRGDKDLNTYIDYFDL encoded by the coding sequence ATGACATATCAAGCAGACGAAAAAGGATACTACGGCGAGTTTGGCGGCGCCTTTATTCCTGAAATGCTATATCCTAATGTTGAAGAATTGCGTAAGCAGTATTTAGACATTATGAAAGAAGATTCTTTTCAGAAAGAATTTAAAGCGCTTCTAAAAGATTACGTAGGTCGCCCTACTCCGCTTTACTATGCAGAACGTTTCAGTAAAAAATACAATACCAAAGTATATTTAAAACGAGAAGATCTTTGTCATACTGGTGCTCATAAAGTGAACAACACTGTTGGACAAATTTTAATGGCCAAACGTCTTGGTAAAAATAGAATAATTGCTGAAACCGGTGCAGGCCAACATGGTGTTGCTACAGCTACGGTTTGTGCACTAATGGGAATTGAGTGTATTGTGTACATGGGCGAAATTGATATTGAACGCCAGGCGCCAAACGTGGCCCGAATGAAGATGCTAGGTGCAAAAGTAGTTCCGGCAAAATCGGGTAGTAAAACCCTAAAAGATGCGACTAACGAAGCAATTCGGGATTGGATTAACAATCCATTAGACACGCATTATATTATCGGATCTGTGGTGGGACCTCATCCTTATCCAGATATGGTGGCGAGATTTCAAGCAATAATTTCAGAAGAAATTAAAGTTCAACTTAAAGAAAAAGAAAATCGGGAAAATCCAGATTATGTTGTGGCTTGTGTAGGAGGTGGTAGTAATGCGGCCGGTGCGTATTTCCATTATTTAGATAATCCTGAAGTTGGTATTATTGCGGTAGAAGCTGCCGGAAAAGGAATTTATACCGGAGAAAGTGCAGCAACTTCGGCTTTAGGAAAAGAAGGAATTATCCACGGAAGCAAAACGCTTTTGATGCAAACTGAAGACGGACAAATAACTGAACCGTATTCGATTTCCGCTGGTTTAGATTATCCGGGAGTTGGCCCAATGCACGCCAATCTATTTAGAAGCGGTCGCGGCGAATTTATTTCAATCACCGATAAAGCTGCCATGGATGCCGGCTTAGAATTGGCAAAATTAGAAGGAATTATTCCTGCAATCGAAACCTCTCACGCTCTGGCAATTTTTGAAGATCGAAAATTTAAAGAAGATGATATTATCGTGGTAAATCTTTCTGGTCGTGGCGATAAAGATCTAAATACGTATATCGATTATTTTGATCTTTAG